A window of the Planctomycetaceae bacterium genome harbors these coding sequences:
- a CDS encoding response regulator, whose amino-acid sequence MLVLSRRTGEDIVIPQVNVEFRVLGIRGTTVRIGILAPQHIQILRKEMLPVLDDADDVAGASRKLMPVAIDPTSDPKEIHRLRNLLNELSLTIQTALMQHERGQLQDVQATLQQMHSSIQSSAHTAVSGVESKEMGAVRVLLVEDQPRERDLMVQVLQRGGCEVDIASDGVEAVRLAAQKRPDIILMDLNLPGQDGAAAACQIHEIPACRSVPILAITGEGEDDRSSEFTQWIRKPVDLRKILGRVQALTAAGDSRLPVFGSKN is encoded by the coding sequence ATGCTTGTACTTTCTCGCAGGACGGGCGAAGACATTGTGATTCCACAGGTCAATGTGGAATTCCGAGTCCTTGGTATTCGTGGTACGACAGTTCGAATCGGGATCCTCGCACCGCAGCACATCCAAATACTGCGGAAGGAAATGCTCCCGGTGCTGGACGATGCGGATGACGTCGCGGGGGCTTCGCGGAAGTTGATGCCGGTCGCGATTGATCCAACCAGTGATCCCAAAGAAATCCATCGCCTGCGAAACCTGTTAAATGAATTGTCGCTGACCATCCAGACGGCGTTGATGCAGCATGAACGTGGTCAACTGCAGGATGTGCAGGCAACGCTTCAACAGATGCACTCGTCGATCCAATCATCGGCCCACACCGCTGTCAGCGGTGTTGAGTCGAAAGAAATGGGGGCCGTTCGAGTCTTGCTGGTTGAGGATCAGCCTCGTGAAAGAGATCTGATGGTGCAGGTGCTTCAGCGTGGTGGTTGCGAAGTCGACATCGCGTCCGATGGAGTTGAGGCCGTAAGACTGGCCGCGCAGAAGCGGCCGGACATTATCCTGATGGATTTGAATCTGCCAGGACAGGATGGAGCGGCGGCGGCCTGCCAGATTCATGAGATCCCGGCCTGCCGCAGTGTTCCTATTCTGGCAATCACCGGGGAAGGCGAAGACGATCGATCGAGTGAATTCACCCAATGGATCCGCAAACCAGTAGACCTTCGCAAGATACTCGGACGCGTGCAGGCGCTGACTGCGGCGGGGGATTCGAGGCTACCCGTGTTCGGATCGAAGAACTAG
- a CDS encoding tRNA-dihydrouridine synthase — protein sequence MMPDPFPVSHEAAFFPTSNAFMPHGNADNRPTLRQLAGPIEIGGRPIPTRYFLAPLAGYTHLAFRRVLRRLGGLGLATTDLVQATMLVSETRKSLELVETCEEDRPLSVQIFSGVTDHLVDAARWLNDRGYQGIDINMGCPMAKVNGTGGGARLMCNVDGAVEAAARVIDAVHIPVTVKMRLGWDDDNLTAPQLAAELEQVGVAAITVHGRTRAQGFHGAVNRRAIKDVVAAVTSIPVIANGDIRTVNDALSMFSETGCDGIAIGRGAMLDPWLFRRIDRVMNGLANLDGSDAQKGNDSLNQIVREQQEWTPGVDEQLDFLSRHFRMMVEQHAEFSCLLFRKFAAWYGVRLGIPDDLEARLRRFESYKEFDEIMSQIRLRHGEREVSVPTALIKVPNGPVSHW from the coding sequence ACGAGGCAGCCTTCTTTCCCACCAGCAATGCCTTCATGCCGCACGGCAACGCCGATAACCGGCCGACACTCAGACAGTTGGCAGGACCGATCGAAATCGGAGGTCGCCCCATACCGACTCGATACTTCCTGGCTCCATTGGCGGGATACACCCACCTGGCCTTCAGGCGTGTCCTCCGTCGACTTGGCGGTCTGGGACTCGCCACGACAGATCTGGTACAGGCAACGATGCTTGTTTCAGAAACTCGAAAATCTCTGGAACTCGTCGAGACCTGCGAAGAAGACCGCCCATTGTCGGTGCAGATTTTCAGCGGAGTCACCGACCACCTTGTTGACGCGGCCCGCTGGTTAAACGATCGCGGTTACCAGGGAATCGACATCAACATGGGCTGCCCCATGGCCAAGGTAAATGGAACCGGGGGCGGAGCAAGACTGATGTGCAATGTGGATGGCGCCGTTGAGGCTGCAGCGCGAGTGATCGACGCCGTTCATATCCCCGTCACGGTAAAAATGAGACTTGGCTGGGACGACGACAACCTGACCGCCCCGCAATTGGCAGCCGAACTGGAACAAGTCGGCGTCGCAGCAATCACAGTACACGGACGAACCCGGGCACAGGGCTTCCATGGGGCAGTCAATCGCAGAGCGATAAAAGACGTGGTAGCGGCCGTCACATCTATCCCCGTTATCGCGAATGGAGATATTCGAACTGTCAACGATGCCCTTTCGATGTTCAGCGAAACCGGGTGTGATGGGATCGCGATTGGCCGCGGTGCCATGCTGGATCCATGGCTTTTTCGACGCATCGATCGTGTGATGAATGGTCTGGCAAACCTGGACGGTTCCGATGCGCAAAAAGGCAATGATTCGCTGAATCAAATTGTTCGCGAACAGCAGGAATGGACGCCAGGCGTTGACGAACAGCTGGATTTCCTGAGCAGACATTTCAGAATGATGGTCGAACAGCATGCCGAATTCAGTTGTCTGCTCTTCCGCAAGTTTGCGGCCTGGTATGGTGTCCGTCTGGGAATTCCTGACGACCTTGAAGCGCGTTTGCGACGTTTCGAGTCCTACAAAGAATTTGACGAAATCATGTCGCAAATTCGACTGAGACATGGTGAACGGGAAGTCTCAGTTCCAACGGCACTCATCAAAGTCCCCAACGGACCAGTATCGCATTGGTAA